AGACCCTCAAGAACGAAGACGACTACAAGGTCGACCTGGAATCAAAGACCGTTTCGTTGACCGACGAGGGGATCAAAAAGGCCGAGAAGTACTTTAACTTAAAGAACCTCTACGACCCGGAAAACACCGCCTTGACCCACCACTTGGACCAATCCTTGCGGGCTAATTACATCATGCTCTTGGACAAGGACTACGTGGTTAACGATGGGGAAGTCCTGATCGTGGACTCCTTTACCGGGCGGGTAATGGAAGGCCGGCGCTTCTCCGATGGCCTCCACCAGGCGATTGAAGCCAAGGAAGGCGTCGAAATTCAAGAAGAAAACAAGACGATGGCCAACATCACCTACCAGAACCTCTTCCGGATGTACTCTAAGCTAGCCGGGATGACCGGGACGGCGCGGACCGAAATGGAAGAATTCCGGGAAATCTACAACATGGAAACGATCACGATTCCAACCAACCGGCCAGTGGCCCGGGTGGACGAGCCGGACCTCTTGTACCCAACTTTAGAGAGCAAGTTCCGGGCGGTCGTAAAGCGGATCCAAGCTCTCCACGAAAAGGGCCAACCAGTCCTGGTCGGGACGGTGGCCGTTGAAACCTCCGAATACCTTTCCCACCTGTTGGACCAACAAAAGATTCCCCACGTGGTCTTGAACGCCAAAAACCACGCCCGGGAAGCCGAAATCGTCAAGAACGCCGGTCAAGTTGGGGCCGTCACGATTGCCACCAACATGGCCGGGCGGGGGACCGATATTAAACTGGGCCCGGGGGTTAAAGAACTCGGCGGCCTAGCGGTGATCGGGACCGAACGGCACGAATCACGGCGGATCGATAACCAGTTACGGGGACGGTCCGGGCGTCAGGGGGACCCGGGGCTGTCACAGTTCTACCTTTCCCTAGAAGACGACTTAATGAAGCGTTTCGGGGGCGACAGAATTAAGAACTTCTTGCAACGGTTACAAACTGACGACGATGACGAAGACGTGGTCATCAAGTCCCGTTTCCTGACCCACCAGGTTGAATCGGCCCAAAAGCGGGTGGAAGGGAACAACTACGATTCCCGTAAGAACGTTTTGCAATACGACGACGTGATGCGCGAACAGCGGGAAATCATCTACCGCGAGCGACAACAAGTGATCACCGAAACCGACTCGCTCAAGTGGGTCCTGATGCCGATGGTCAAGCGGACGATTCAGCGGGCGATTGATGCCCACACCCTGGGGGATAAAAAGGACTGGAAGCTCCAAGAAATCGTTGACTTTGCGGTGGAAGTCTTGGTTAAGCCGGACCAAATCACGGTTGGAATGCTTGAGGGCAAGTCTAAGGATGAAATGGTCGACCTGATGATGGACTTTGCCGAACAGGTTTACGAAGAAAAGAAGCACCAGCTCTACGATGACTCCCAGATGCTGGAATTTGAAAAGGTCGTAATTTTGCGGGTAGTTGACGCCCACTGGACCGACCACATCGACGCCATGGACCAATTCCGGCAGTCGGTTGGGCTGCGAGGTTATGGCCAGCAAAACCCGTTGGTCGAATACCAAACGACGGGGTACCGGATGTTTGAACAAATGGTGGCAGACATTGAATATGAAACCACCCGTCTGTTCATGAAGTCAGAAATTCGGCAAAACGTAACGCGTTAACAATTAGGCGGTGGCAGTCCGAAACGGTACCGCGACCGCCTTTTGAATTGAGGTAAAAAATGGAACTAAGTGAAGCCACAAAACAGATAGAAGCAATGCAGGCTGAGGTTGCACGCTTCGGGAGGTCTCTTTGACCTCGATGCTTTAAACGAATCGATTGCCCAGGGTGAAAACGAAATGACGGCGCCGGATTTTTGGGATGATAACCAACGGGCGCAAGAAAAGGTGGCGGCGTTAAACGAGTTAAAAAAGCGTCGGGACAACTTCTTAACCTTACAAGACCAAGTCGAAGAGCTCGCCTTGACGGCGGAAATGCTCCAAGCCGAACCAGACCCGGAGCTAAAAGCCGAGCTAGACGACAACTTCCCTGGTGTCCAAGAACACCTCCGGGCTTATCGCCTGGAGCAGTTACTTGACGGGCCCTACGACCAAAGCGACGCCATTTTAGAAATCCACCCCGGTGCCGGGGGAACCGAAGCCCAGGATTGGGGCGAAATGCTGTTACGGATGTACATGCGGTGGGCCAACCAGCACGGCTTTGCGGTGGAAACGGCCAATTACGAAGCGGGTGAAGAGGCCGGGATTAAGAGTGTGACCCTGTTAATTAAGGGCCACAATGCGTATGGCTACCTGCACCCCGAAAAGGGGGTTCACCGACTGGTCCGAATCTCACCGTTTGATTCGGCCGCCCGGCGCCACACCTCCTTTGCTTCGGTTGACGTGATGCCGATCCTGGATGAATCGATTGAAGTTGAAATTGACCCGTCCGACTTGCGGGTCGACACCTTCCGCGCTTCCGGGGCCGGTGGGCAACACATTAACAAAACGGAATCGGCGGTCCGGATTACCCACTTGCCGACCGGGATCGTAACGTCCTCGCAAGCGGAACGGTCGCAGTTGCAAAACCGGATCACCGCCATGAACATGCTGAAATCGAAGCTTTATGAACTAGAGGAAGAAAAGAAGGCCAAGGAACGGGCCCAAATTGAAGGGGAACAAAGGGAAATCGGCTGGGGGTCACAGATTCGTTCCTACGTCTTCCACCCCTATACGTTGGTCAAAGACGCCCGGACCGGTTACGAAACCCACGATGTGATCGGGGTGATGGACGGGGACCTCGATCCCTTCATTAACGCCTACCTTCAGTGGAACCTCGCCCAGAAGAATCCCCGGTAGCATGGATTGCGCCCGGGGCTAAAAGCAAGTAAGATAATCGCAAAAGAAGGGAAGGATGCTTATGCAACGACCACGGCATCAAAAGCTGACCCGCTCCCGAACCAATCGCGTCTTGGCGGGGGTGTTTGGAGGCTTTGCCACGTACTTTGGAATTTCCGCTACCTGGCTTCGAATTGCCTACCTAGTGTTGACCGCTCTGTCCGGCTTGGTTCCCGGCACCATGATCTACGTGATGACGGCGATTATCATGCCCCCGGCGCCAAGTAGCAACGGGGCCTTAGATAACTTCTTTTGGGGTAACCGCGGGACTGAAGCAACCAAGAAAAGCCGGCGCGAACTCCAGGATGTAGAGGAAGAAGACGTCAAAAGGGGAGCTGATAAATAGTGGGCTTTTTAAAAAACATCATTATCGATGCCATCCTATTTGTGGCCCTAGCTGGTCTGTTTGCTAACACCGGCTGGTTTTACGTCACGAGCGTTTGGACGGCTCTAGTAGCGGCCATCGTGTTGGCAATCTTAAACGCCCTGATTAAACCGATTCTAGTATTCCTATCGTTACCAATTACCATTTTGACCCTCGGTTTGTTTTCGATCGTCATCAATGGCTTGATGCTACAGTTGACGGCGAGTTTTGTCGGCCCGGGGATTCATTTCTCTTCGTTTTGGGCAGCGATGTTGATCGCCCTGATTATGTCAATTTGCAACACCATTATTAGCAATCACTTCGCTAATCAATAAGGAGGAGAAACAACATGCCTAATGTTGATTCAGTTACCGTCGCCGACTTGGCCCAAAACGTGCGCCTAACGGTTTTACAGGGGGAAGATTACCTGAACCGCCAGATTACCACGAGTGACATTT
The nucleotide sequence above comes from Limosilactobacillus fermentum. Encoded proteins:
- a CDS encoding phage holin family protein, which gives rise to MGFLKNIIIDAILFVALAGLFANTGWFYVTSVWTALVAAIVLAILNALIKPILVFLSLPITILTLGLFSIVINGLMLQLTASFVGPGIHFSSFWAAMLIALIMSICNTIISNHFANQ
- the secA gene encoding preprotein translocase subunit SecA encodes the protein MANILRKWIESDRRELRRINRLANRVDSYQDQMAKLTDDELKAKTPEFRQRIQDGEDLDHLLPEAFAVAREGAKRVLGLFPFHVQVMGGIVLHEGNIAEMKTGEGKTLTATMPVYLNALSGKGVHVITVNEYLSERDAEEMGQLYRWLGCSVGVNGAQKSPDEKRAAYACDIMYSTNSEIGFDYLRDNMAVYKEDQVQRGLNFAIVDEVDSILIDEARTPLIISGPGTGTSKLYQQADRFVKTLKNEDDYKVDLESKTVSLTDEGIKKAEKYFNLKNLYDPENTALTHHLDQSLRANYIMLLDKDYVVNDGEVLIVDSFTGRVMEGRRFSDGLHQAIEAKEGVEIQEENKTMANITYQNLFRMYSKLAGMTGTARTEMEEFREIYNMETITIPTNRPVARVDEPDLLYPTLESKFRAVVKRIQALHEKGQPVLVGTVAVETSEYLSHLLDQQKIPHVVLNAKNHAREAEIVKNAGQVGAVTIATNMAGRGTDIKLGPGVKELGGLAVIGTERHESRRIDNQLRGRSGRQGDPGLSQFYLSLEDDLMKRFGGDRIKNFLQRLQTDDDDEDVVIKSRFLTHQVESAQKRVEGNNYDSRKNVLQYDDVMREQREIIYRERQQVITETDSLKWVLMPMVKRTIQRAIDAHTLGDKKDWKLQEIVDFAVEVLVKPDQITVGMLEGKSKDEMVDLMMDFAEQVYEEKKHQLYDDSQMLEFEKVVILRVVDAHWTDHIDAMDQFRQSVGLRGYGQQNPLVEYQTTGYRMFEQMVADIEYETTRLFMKSEIRQNVTR
- the prfB gene encoding peptide chain release factor 2 (programmed frameshift) gives rise to the protein MELSEATKQIEAMQAEVARFGGLFDLDALNESIAQGENEMTAPDFWDDNQRAQEKVAALNELKKRRDNFLTLQDQVEELALTAEMLQAEPDPELKAELDDNFPGVQEHLRAYRLEQLLDGPYDQSDAILEIHPGAGGTEAQDWGEMLLRMYMRWANQHGFAVETANYEAGEEAGIKSVTLLIKGHNAYGYLHPEKGVHRLVRISPFDSAARRHTSFASVDVMPILDESIEVEIDPSDLRVDTFRASGAGGQHINKTESAVRITHLPTGIVTSSQAERSQLQNRITAMNMLKSKLYELEEEKKAKERAQIEGEQREIGWGSQIRSYVFHPYTLVKDARTGYETHDVIGVMDGDLDPFINAYLQWNLAQKNPR
- a CDS encoding PspC domain-containing protein; the protein is MQRPRHQKLTRSRTNRVLAGVFGGFATYFGISATWLRIAYLVLTALSGLVPGTMIYVMTAIIMPPAPSSNGALDNFFWGNRGTEATKKSRRELQDVEEEDVKRGADK